The Coregonus clupeaformis isolate EN_2021a chromosome 8, ASM2061545v1, whole genome shotgun sequence genome has a segment encoding these proteins:
- the LOC123491454 gene encoding leukotriene B4 receptor 1-like has translation MENLNSSNSSSLDSTSPDSGRLISSILLGLCCLLGLPGNIAVLLVIMRRSPQRSNFTLYLMLNLASSDILCLATVPMWIYTLLHRWTLDRAACKLATFLLYLSLYANVLMVTLLGVQRYLQVLYPQMWNRLRRKGEAALLLALWGLACALTAPAVATHDMGDGELKYRRHTGSEAERVAVLVLETLLGFVVPFSVLVTSYCCLQRRVNQMVLFSSAKLTWLVTSVVVAFFILWVPVHIVNVVDIAGMVLRASRPEALAVLLRHRSVAVRVVRSFTFVNSCLDPFPFLCSEL, from the coding sequence ATGGAGAACCTCAACTCTTCCAACTCCTCTAGCTTGGACTCCACCTCCCCGGATTCGGGCCGCCTGATTTCGAGCATCCTCCTAGGGCTGTGCTGTCTGCTGGGCCTCCCTGGTAACATAGCTGTCCTGTTGGTCATCATGCGGCGCTCGCCCCAACGCTCCAACTTCACCCTGTATCTCATGCTGAACTTGGCGTCCTCCGACATACTGTGCCTGGCCACGGTGCCCATGTGGATCTATACTCTCCTGCACAGATGGACTCTGGACCGTGCCGCCTGCAAGCTAGCCACCTTCCTGCTCTACCTCAGCCTGTATGCTAACGTGCTAATGGTCACTCTACTCGGGGTCCAGCGCTACCTCCAGGTGCTCTACCCGCAGATGTGGAACAGGCTGCGGCGCAAGGGGGAGGCGGCGTTGCTCCTGGCCCTGTGGGGGCTCGCCTGTGCCCTGACTGCCCCCGCCGTTGCCACTCACGATATGGGCGATGGCGAGCTCAAGTACCGGCGACACACAGGCTCCGAGGCTGAAAGAGTTGCTGTCCTCGTCTTGGAGACCCTTTTAGGGTTCGTTGTCCCGTTCTCTGTGCTGGTCACGTCCTACTGCTGCCTCCAACGGCGGGTGAACCAGATGGTGTTGTTCAGCAGTGCCAAGTTGACGTGGCTGGTCACCAGTGTGGTGGTCGCCTTCTTCATCCTCTGGGTCCCTGTGCACATTGTCAACGTGGTGGACATCGCCGGCATGGTGCTGCGTGCTTCCCGGCCAGAGGCGTTGGCAGTGCTGCTGCGCCACAGAAGTGTGGCAGTGCGTGTCGTCCGGAGCTTCACGTTTGTGAACAGCTGCCTGGACCCCTTCCCCTTCCTGTGCTCAGAGTTGTGA
- the LOC123491390 gene encoding protein misato homolog 1-like, which produces MRHAVLSVPVLISLQSSLALGSWLSELQRGASALDPHRIAPSFLSQEPELTDFQESLEQLRLLCHCYSDDSGGMMRSSSEEDNDV; this is translated from the exons ATGCGTCA TGCAGTCCTCTCCGTCCCCGTGCTAATCTCCCTGCAGTCGTCTCTGGCCCTGGGCTCGTGGCTGTCAGAGCTGCAGCGCGGTGCCAGCGCGCTGGACCCCCACCGCATCGCCCCCAGCTTCCTCTCCCAGGAGCCTGAGCTGACCGACTTCCAGGAGTCCTTGGAGCAACTCCGCCTCCTCTGCCACTGTTACAGTGATGACAGCGGTGGGATGATGCGCTCCTCCTCGGAAGAGGACAACGATGTTTGA